GTTGAACAGCGACAACCATCCTTCTGACATCGCCGACCGCCCAGTTCACAGCCCGTCGGACCACTCACAAGGATATCtgcggccaatggcagcgtcAACAGCAACTCCCTCACACACTAACACTAAATCCCCCACTATTCGACGCATACGTTAGTTCCCTCTCCCCGACCTCTTCAAGACAGGAGGGTAGAGAGAGTCATGTCTCATCCTTCGTAGAAGCACTAACTCGGGCATCTTCCAGTCCGCGAGGCTGCAGAGCTTTCAAATGCGCCGTCTCCCGATTACACCGCGGAGCCGCTAGAGTCGGATCTCTTTGAATGGCACTTCACCCTCCGAGGCCCTCCAAATTCCCCATACAGCCAGGGTGTCTATCATGGCCGTATTATCTTGCCTCCAGCGTATCCTCTTCGGCCTCCTAGCTTTCGCTTCTCCACTCCAAACGGCCGCTTCGAGGCCAACCGGGAGATTTGCCTCAGCATAAGTGGTCACCATGAAGAAACATGGCAGCCAGCCTGGGGCATTCGAACTGCCCTTGTCGCGTAGGACTTCCGCGCTCCATCACATGTCCCTATCGGCCCTTGATATCTGACTGATGACGGTAATGATACAGGCTCCGCAGCTTCATGGAAACGGATGTTCTGGGTCAACTAGGTGGTCTGGAGACTACTGAAGCGgtccgccgccgccttgctCAAGAGTCAGCGTCCTTCAAGTGCGCAGTCTGCGCCAGAACAAACGCGGACATCATCGCCGAATGCGAAGACCGCTGTAAACAAGCCGCCTCTCCATGCCAGGATATATCAATTCCTGCTGAGCTAAACATGGGCTGGAgagatgagcttgaggcTGCTGGGAAGGGCCAATCACAGTCAGCTCATCCGTCAAAGGTCTCACATGTACCTGATCAAAATGATAAGATCtccgaagaagctgagctggcAGAGGGATTTGTCCAGACGGCCCCCAGTATCCCAAATGACGTAGTCGCACCACCACCCCCGATGCCCTCACGCGAAACTCACCGAAACTCTTCAGCTGCTAACCAGACAAGAGCCGGAAGCGATGGAGTCCCACTGTGGATAGACAGAGTGATTATAGCTTTGGTCATCTTGTTGATTGCACTGGTTCTTAAAGTTTTGTTTAGTACATAACCAGCTGCCCTGTAGTTGGGATGAGGGCTCCTGAGGGTTCCCTCCCCTGTATTCGAACAATCTGTAATATTCAGATCAAATGTGCGAAGTAGATATCCATGGGTCACCAATAGCACGGCTAGCAGCTAATGAAGTCAAATTATAATGATCAATTTTGGAGCGCCCATAATCTCGCCCTATCGTAACTACTGCCGCCTGGTGTCTAGGAGCATATGAGTCACTTAGAGAGGGGAGGAAGTTCGTTATGGAAGGTTTGTCTACTACTAAGCTACCAGCCTGCTCTCACTGTCGACTGTATTGCCATGGTACAGCCAGCCACCACCACTCTCCCACAGTTACAGCCAATCCACCCATGGCCTCTTCAAAAACGCCCGTTTTTATGCCCCAGCTTACAATAAGACTCGCCTCAAATTCATCGAGAATCGGCCGCAAAGAGTTACAAACGTCCCTGATAGCCATGGGTCCTTTGGTGGCATAAGTGAAACAAATGGCTCCCAGTATATCGGACCATCTCTTGCTGTCTTTCTCTCCAAAAAAGTCAATCCATTGTGGGATTTCTCCTTTCAAAGTTGTAGAAGGCAACTCCTCTTGCGTCACAGCTTGTAGCACGGCAATGTCATTGCTGTACTGGTACAGGTCCGTTGGAACGGCCTGAAGTCGGAAATGATAATAAGATTTAGGATACTTTCGACTCTCATAATTACCCGGTTCGAAGCCAAAGGGGATATTCGGTATGTCCAAGGGGGCAAGTGTAATTCTTCCGGCAGCATTCAAGTtcgtcaatgccatcataGAGCCGTCATTCAGAGTGTACGGTATCTCAAACGCCTCACCCGTATGGAATATGCTATCCATACGGATTTTGAAAGCTGCTGCCTCTTCATATTTTGAACGTTGCGCCACCCTGCTCAACGTTGACAAATACCACTCACTGAGCCTATATGGACGCCCTCCAAATGGCGTCTTTTTGCTCCTGCAAATGACCCTTTGAGCTGTGAGTTGATCGATGGCTTCCTTAAGTAGTAGCGAGCCTTGTTCTGTGCCTTCCCCTGACAAGGTGAggaatttttctttaatcTTTCGCACAGAGTATTTCGCTTCGCTAGTGCAGCAAAGTGACTTGATCCATGATCTTGCAATATCTGCATTCgcggcattggcattgtcaTTTATACAATCAAAGGCTTGATTGACTGGTAGTGCACCGGGCTCTGATGTAACCGCCTCAAACCTGGAAAAAATCGATGATTGAGCATGGAAATATCTCTCACACCAATCTTCCTCGCTGGATCTGTTGGATTTGAGTAAGAATCGGTGGGCAAGAAGGTCTCTTGTCTGCGGGATTTGGTAGCCTTCCTGGCGAGATATCCTCGTCGCCCATTTAATAAGGATTTGCCAATCGTATTCAATCGGGTTTTCAAAGTCTAGCATGGGGAGTTCAAGGCTTTCAAAAGCTTCAGTCAGCCGTTCTTGAACATCTCGggtaaatttttttatatgAGGCCCCTGTTCCTTACATGCGACTGCCCAGAATTTACGCAAGGCAGCCAGTCGCATATTCGGGAAGATATGAAGTAAAAGGCCCCAATCGATGGCTTTATCTGCACCTCCTAGCAAGACtcggacgacgacgaaagcGGCTAGGAGGTCTCCCTGACTTGCCAGCTGGCCGTCCTCTATCTCCAGTGCCCCTGGTTCGTCTATTCCGTACGTTCCCCTCGGGGATATTGAGGTAAGTGGACGAGTTATCAGAGCCACCCTTTTAATCTTCGATTGTGTCATGTCGCCAACATTCAGGGGGCGCCTTGAATATCTTAGGACTGAAGCATCCAAGCTGAACTCGGagtcttcatcatcgcttGATGTCAAGGCTTCTGATTCGTGCAAAATCTGGTCAACAGATTGGGGATTTAATGGCCCCTGGTGCTGCCACTTGAGACTAGGTAATGAAGCAACACTTTCAAAACCAACTGAAAAATTCACGAATAAATTGTATGGACCAGCAACCAGCGGAGATGCCTTGATGAACTGTTCCCTTTCAGCTAGCTCAAGATCGAGGCAGTCGATTAAGCCTTTCATGAATCTGTCATGAGCAGTTTCGGTACTGATGGCAGGAGTTGGCCTTCCAGCCTCATTCCCGGATATACGTTTGTCAAGGCCTTGGACCATGTCAGCCCAATGAAACCACTCTGCATCAGGCATCCAGCCACATAACGTGAAGCTAGAACTGTTGCTTTTTTCCTCGAAAAACTGCAAATCGAGATATGGCCAGTTTCCATCATTAACTGAAATCTTCATAGGTTCAGTCATAGTAACCTTTACGGCGACAGTGGTGGGTGAGTCTTCGAAAGTAGCATTTATATCAGAAAATCGGAGGGGCCGTGTTGTTCCCTGTGGCATTCCGTGATCGTTTATAGACCAATCATCATCTAAGAATACGTTCGGGGCCAAGAATTGTATCTTCGCGTCATGAGTCGGATGAACCATGCTGCGATTGTTTTGACTTGAGGCCGCAATATTGTCAGAAAGCCAGCTGGTTGCAGCCCATCTTACTTCATACTTGTCGTGGGGTGGGGTGGAAAGAGATGCGAGATTTGGACTATTTGAACTGATCTGAGCGAACTTCCTTCGCTTGCTTGGAGTGGTTATGTCGCTCATCATTCCGTGGCGCCTTTTGGCTGAAGCTTGAGCCACATACACTGGAGCGTCCAGCTGTGCGACTTCACCAGCAAGAATACGACGTCCTCGGCGGttctccttcctctctccATATTCAACATTATTGCCCGAAGACCGAAACGGCGTGGGTATGAAGAGCTGAGGGTGTCGCTGCTTGATACTCTCAACAACATTCAGAGTTTCTGCGGAGAAAGCATCAAGATGCGGCAACGTAATGACCTGGCATTTGGCGAAGAGTCCGCTATGATCTTGAAAGCCATGCCAATGCTCCAGGACTGACTTGGCTTTGATCATTCGGCTTAGAGCCCCTTGGAAGTCCTTCGTTTTCGGTACTGGTTTCTCGGGGTATCTAGTATTCCATACGGTGGTGAGAGCATGCCAAAGAGAATGCCCTCCGGGAAGGACCCCATCCTGTTGGACAAGCATATCCATCAGGAGCGCAGAGATTTGGTCAGTAACCTCACTTCTGAGAGGCTTTTTCTTCGAAACCTTACTTGCCCCATTGCGAGACACGGGCCCATATGATTGCTGACTGCTAGCCAATTCTACCTCTGTCTTCCCTGCGCCATATGCTGGGGAAGTAGTCTCATAATCAGGCTTACAGGTTGTGTCGGCATTCGAGACGTCCATCTCTCCGACAAGGGGGGTGAGGCCTGAATCCCGTCCAGGCTGGTTCAAACTAGATCCGGTACCTGAAAGGATCTCTAACTGGTTGGTATTGGATTTCCGATTTTTTAAGCCAAGCATCTGATTTGATTGCTTCATATCCACCCGTAGAATAGCAATCTGCTCCtttggaagagatgaaagatTCAAAGCGTTTCTATGGTCTGAATTGGATTGGGCGTTGGAAGATTGACTTAAACGATGAATCTCTTTTGGGTGACGGAGAGCAGTTGGCGATGTCGTATAATGTGAATATTTACCAACTTTGGTTCTCGTTTCTGCTGGTGACAACCTGAATCTCGAGATCtctacatcatcatcatcttgttggtctttttctcccctttctTTCTGTTCGGTTGATTTACCCGCGACCTGACGTGAAGCCCTTGTCAATGGAGCAGGGACGGCATTGGGAATCTCAGCCAACTTAGTTGCTCTCGTTGAACGAGGGATAGACTTCTCTCTGCGGAATCCATCGATATTAGACGGGCTATAAGATGGATTACAGGAAGTTTGAGACTTTTCGAGGTGATATTTCAGGCCAATATCATTCTTCCAAGTCCTGCCACATTTGTCACATTTCCATCCTTTGCGTTTGGCTGTGTCATTGGTGAAAGACTCAGCCTGCCCCCTGTTACTAAGGCGGCTTGATCCCCGGCCACGCCCCCGGCCCCGGCCACGACCTATTGAATGAGAGGATTCTGTAGGCACTCGTATATCAGGTGATAGCGATGTATTCAAGGCTTGAGTCACATCGCCAGTGAGAATGTCCGGTGCTGCTTCTGTTGTTGCTGACGCGGATTCAAGGAGATCAGTTTGTTGACTAGCCGCCTGTGGTTTAAGAGGCGGGCTCGTGAGTTCTTTGAGAGCATCCTGTGGTGCTTTCAGTTTGATGATCATCGAGTCTCTCGCATCACTGTGGTCTTCATTTATGAGATGAACGCCGGTATGACTGCTATGCGATGCCTCTTGTGGACTGTTTTGATCACTACTCTGATCAAATTGATGCTCTGATCTAATCTTTCGAGGCCTGCCTCTCTGTCTCCTTTGAGATAAGTTGGATTGACTGAGATTAGCTAGCTTTGAACTCCCAATGGAGTACAATTCTTGTGAGAACCCATATGATAGGCGTGAGTCGGTCCGTTGCTCCTGATCCTCCTGTTCGTCGATACTCGTTGGCAAAGTATCGGGCGATTGAAGCACCCAGAGCGAAGCCTGTGGAAGAGATGGCAACGAGTATCTATATGATGCGACTTTTCCAGCTCTCGAGTGCTCGCTTCTCACTTGAAGATGCTGTAGCTGAGCCGGTTGGATA
Above is a genomic segment from Trichoderma breve strain T069 chromosome 6, whole genome shotgun sequence containing:
- a CDS encoding ubiquitin-conjugating enzyme domain-containing protein, which translates into the protein MAASTATPSHTNTKSPTIRRILREAAELSNAPSPDYTAEPLESDLFEWHFTLRGPPNSPYSQGVYHGRIILPPAYPLRPPSFRFSTPNGRFEANREICLSISGHHEETWQPAWGIRTALVALRSFMETDVLGQLGGLETTEAVRRRLAQESASFKCAVCARTNADIIAECEDRCKQAASPCQDISIPAELNMGWRDELEAAGKGQSQSAHPSKVSHVPDQNDKISEEAELAEGFVQTAPSIPNDVVAPPPPMPSRETHRNSSAANQTRAGSDGVPLWIDRVIIALVILLIALVLKVLFST
- a CDS encoding b-block binding subunit of TFIIIC domain-containing protein; the protein is MALELEGLIARLLLVISCAGEQGLSISEFNDAAKLALCLSDSAASFHNNQDVNLQDLGSKSSDHAVATIWKWLVRRTDISIGPRRKFNHLMFSEVLALENLSKGRNTRREVDSVNGNGRAQQAVGSTASGPGEGSDIRIYASPEIMWEAITGHAIDYKRVPRSEWLLLLGIASTKAQGILQGDLGRLVDQDKRSVPKRTDALVKKGYITKRTTLVRGTKTSKMWLKLFAPPLPKDRSAAAEPEAEMNLSRQVLAINLEAVPWHTRWTGESVDYTALATTIMAICKEWGVLRMQDLKSKLGVLGMRWQMKVVSKVCRFLNARDAIRYVAAKLNNKVFNDCVQFNRDLTPKDWSIFLATGKRAGKLARSSELYSQDSHDVTDSFFNQSASSKCLEVAPTWSSDQPLAATIAKSIMACGEAGLTNPDVYSLPSLPQASLWVLQSPDTLPTSIDEQEDQEQRTDSRLSYGFSQELYSIGSSKLANLSQSNLSQRRQRGRPRKIRSEHQFDQSSDQNSPQEASHSSHTGVHLINEDHSDARDSMIIKLKAPQDALKELTSPPLKPQAASQQTDLLESASATTEAAPDILTGDVTQALNTSLSPDIRVPTESSHSIGRGRGRGRGRGSSRLRWKCDKCGRTWKNDIGLKYHLEKSQTSCNPSYSPSNIDGFRREKSIPRSTRATKLAEIPNAVPAPLTRASRQVAGKSTEQKERGEKDQQDDDDVEISRFRLSPAETRTKVGKYSHYTTSPTALRHPKEIHRLSQSSNAQSNSDHRNALNLSSLPKEQIAILRVDMKQSNQMLGLKNRKSNTNQLEILSGTGSSLNQPGRDSGLTPLVGEMDVSNADTTCKPDYETTSPAYGAGKTEVELASSQQSYGPVSRNGASKVSKKKPLRSEVTDQISALLMDMLVQQDGVLPGGHSLWHALTTVWNTRYPEKPVPKTKDFQGALSRMIKAKSVLEHWHGFQDHSGLFAKCQVITLPHLDAFSAETLNVVESIKQRHPQLFIPTPFRSSGNNVEYGERKENRRGRRILAGEVAQLDAPVYVAQASAKRRHGMMSDITTPSKRRKFAQISSNSPNLASLSTPPHDKYEVRWAATSWLSDNIAASSQNNRSMVHPTHDAKIQFLAPNVFLDDDWSINDHGMPQGTTRPLRFSDINATFEDSPTTVAVKVTMTEPMKISVNDGNWPYLDLQFFEEKSNSSSFTLCGWMPDAEWFHWADMVQGLDKRISGNEAGRPTPAISTETAHDRFMKGLIDCLDLELAEREQFIKASPLVAGPYNLFVNFSVGFESVASLPSLKWQHQGPLNPQSVDQILHESEALTSSDDEDSEFSLDASVLRYSRRPLNVGDMTQSKIKRVALITRPLTSISPRGTYGIDEPGALEIEDGQLASQGDLLAAFVVVRVLLGGADKAIDWGLLLHIFPNMRLAALRKFWAVACKEQGPHIKKFTRDVQERLTEAFESLELPMLDFENPIEYDWQILIKWATRISRQEGYQIPQTRDLLAHRFLLKSNRSSEEDWCERYFHAQSSIFSRFEAVTSEPGALPVNQAFDCINDNANAANADIARSWIKSLCCTSEAKYSVRKIKEKFLTLSGEGTEQGSLLLKEAIDQLTAQRVICRSKKTPFGGRPYRLSEWYLSTLSRVAQRSKYEEAAAFKIRMDSIFHTGEAFEIPYTLNDGSMMALTNLNAAGRITLAPLDIPNIPFGFEPGNYESRKYPKSYYHFRLQAVPTDLYQYSNDIAVLQAVTQEELPSTTLKGEIPQWIDFFGEKDSKRWSDILGAICFTYATKGPMAIRDVCNSLRPILDEFEASLIVSWGIKTGVFEEAMGGLAVTVGEWWWLAVPWQYSRQ